In one window of Nerophis lumbriciformis unplaced genomic scaffold, RoL_Nlum_v2.1 HiC_scaffold_860, whole genome shotgun sequence DNA:
- the LOC133615784 gene encoding uncharacterized protein, with product MPRAKGHRRALAARTKLAERQSLPPMPPVPEFVARRGTGFRHRVRRWPTSDLTGRQVKFVPPAFDPEKKTVFVIGDSHLRGLVDGDVALPKVPLSFSFLSVPGGGAADLRKEVGRLEFPWTPDVVCVLAPSNDLDRGDAAVKFGALLTSVRSRWPKVFVLDFPPRLNKPVGLQDLLRQEHHRVAARMGLPFVAVTSSFLLDRLELWCYDGVHLSDTGGSPILVKLLCDAALTLFAPDPPAPPSPGLKDCLDPRTWPRVGQEGEMACITASAVLWRKMAERQSWTPMPPVPELVARKF from the exons ATGCCGCGTGCCAAGGGCCACAGGCGGGCACTAGCCGCCAGGACGAAGTTGGCAGAGCGGCAGTCATTGCCCCCCATGCCTCCTGTGCCCGAGTTCGTCGCTC GGCGCGGCACTGGGTTCCGCCACCGCGTGCGGAGGTGGCCCACTTCGGACCTGACTGGCCGTCAGGTGAAGTTTGTCCCTCCAGCTTTCGACCCGGAGAAGAAG ACTGTCTTCGTCATCGGCGACTCCCACCTGAGGGGCCTGGTGGATGGGGACGTCGCCTTACCCAAGGTACCTCTCTCTTTTTCTTTTCTGTCTGTTCCAGGTGGAGGTGCAGCTGACTTGAGGAAAGAGGTGGGGCGCCTGGAGTTCCCGTGGACCCCGGATGTCGTCTGCGTGCTGGCCCCGAGCAACGACCTGGACCGTGGCGATGCGGCGGTGAAGTTCGGCGCGCTCCTGACCAGCGTCCGCAGCCGCTGGCCCAAG GTGTTTGTTCTGGACTTCCCCCCGCGTCTGAACAAACCCGTGGGCCTGCAggatctgctgcgtcaggagcacCACCGCGTCGCAGCACGCATGG GTCTCCCATTCGTGGCTGTGACCAGCAGCTTCCTGCTGGATCGGTTGGAGCTGTGGTGTTATGACGGC GTGCACCTCAGCGACACAGGTGGCTCGCCCATCCTGGTGAAGCTGTTGTGCGACGCTGCGCTCACCCTGTTCGCACCCGATCCCCCTGCACCTCCTTCCCCTGGTCTGAAGGACTGCCTGGATCCCCGGACGTGGCCCAGGGTTGGACAGGAGGGAGAG ATGGCCTGCATCACTGCATCTGCTGTTCTTTGGAGGAAGATGGCAGAGCGGCAGTCATGGACCCCCATGCCTCCTGTCCCCGAGTTGGTCGCTCGTAAGTTTTGA